The Halobacteriovorax sp. HLS DNA segment AGAAGCCTTGAACAAATATTTGAAGAATTAACTTATCTTGAGTCTGTGGGAATTAAAAATATTTGGATCCGTGATTTTACTTTTGGACTAAATAAAGCAAGAACGAATGAGTTTTTAGACAAATTAAAAGAACTCGGCTTTTCATGGTTCTGTCTAAGTAGAGCTGAAACTTTGGATAATTCAATGATATCAAAGATGTCAGAGGCGGGCTGTTATCTTGTTATGATTGGAGTTGACTCGATAAGTTCAGATACAATGAAGAAGATTTCTAGAATTCAAAAAAGAGATATTCTAACAGATCGAATTGCTCATTCTACAAAATCAGATATTCAAGTACTTGTTCATATGATTCTTGGGTTTCCTGGGGATAAGTTGATAGATATGATTAGAACAGTTCACTTCTTAGCGACGACTAAGGCGAATTTTCTTTCAATAAATTTCTTCTCACCTAGAGCGGGGTCTAACTACTTTCAAAAGGACTTTATTCACAGGTTTAATGAAATGAATTTAGACTCAAATTTTGCAAACTTTGAAGGTGAGGATAGAAGCTTTTCAATAGTTCTTGTTAAGTACTATGCTCTACTCATTTTCTATTTGAACCCAGTCAGAGTCTTTAGAATTCTTTATGGAATGAAATCTAAGAGGATGTTTGATCTGATCTTCAAAACTGGGGTTAAGCAGTTTTTTCCAAAAAGAAAAAACAAATCTCTTTAAGATTCCGATACTGATGGAAAGTATTCTACTTGCTCACCAATCTTATGGTTTTGTGGAAAATCATTTTTTAATTCATCTAAAGCATAAATACTTTCAGGTAAATTTAATGACTTTCTTAGTTTTTCCATTGTTTCTGGTGCAAACGGAGAGAGCATAATTAGAATATTTCTCAAAATATAAAAGCTTGAATAAAGTGCGTCTGATCTTTCTTCAAGTGGGTATCTATCATCATGAGGCTTGTACTGATTAAACAGACCATTAATTATTCTTGCATAATTCTCTAGAGCTCCAAGGGCCTTAGGATACTCGGCTTTTTCCATGAACTTAGTGTATTGTTGAATGATCTTTAGGGTCTCTTTTTCAGTTTTTCCAATAAGTTTTCCTGTTGGAACAACACCTTCAAATTTAGCATTACAAGCTGAGATAGGTTTCTCAAATGAAGCATTCAGTGGCCCTGCTAGAAATTGATTCTTATTATTAAAGACTTCAAAGTCAAAGTTTGATGCTTTTTCAGATAAGCTTAGAGAAGCTAAAAAGTATCTAATTTGATCTGCTGAGTATCCCATTTCATCAATAAGCTGGTCTCCTGAATAGAAGTTGCCCTTTGACTTACTCATCTTTTCACCATTAATTTGTAAGTGGAAATTGCTGAAGATCTCTGTTTGTTGAAGCTCGCCAGCAACGGCTTGTCTCATTGGATCTTCTTGTACTCCAAACCACATTGAACCTTGCATGAGAACGTAAAAGAAAACGTTATCAGTTCCAAGGAATTGATAGACTTTTGCTTCTGGGTCACACCAATAGTCTTTGTATAAGTCCTCTGAGAGTCCTTTATTTTTAAGTGCAACTTTTGTAAAAGAAATTGGAGCTATCAATGATTCTGGCCACACATAAAGTGTCTTATTTTCCATGCCTGATTCAATATCGGTAGGAACTGGGATACCCCATGATACATCTCTAGTTATTGATCTATGGGCCCATCCATCATTAAGTTCACAAGTGATTCCTTGCTTCTCTAATAACTTTTTTCCTGTTGATAAGTCAGCGAGATTTTCAAATTGAACTAGAACCTTTCTTCCTGGAGCATATCTGCTCTTATGAGTAGGTAGGGACTCTTTTATTTCTTTGTATGCATCTTCCATTTTGTTTGTGAATGTCACACAAGGATAAACTGTTCCAAGTACTTCTTGGAGAATAGATTTTCTCCACGTTCTTTGTTTTGTATTTAGCCATTCAATTAACTGATCAGTAACTTTCCACATGTCTAGAAACCAGTGATCAGTATCTTTAAGAACAGGAGTAGAATTACTAATCGTACTTACAGGATCGATGAGTTCGCTTGGATCATACTGTGTTCCACACACGTCACAGTCATCACTGTAGGCCTTAGTATTGTCACAGTTTTCATTAGGGCATTTTCCTTGAACAAATCGATCTGGGAGAAACATGTCCATTTTTGGGTCATACCACTGCTTACTTGTTTTCTTTTCAAGCATATTATTTGAATGCATCTTTTTTAGGAATTCCTGACAAAGGTCTTTATGAGCTTCATAATTTTCTTTACGAGAAGTTCCAGTATAAGTATCTAATCCAATTGAAAAACGGTTCATAGTTTTCAACTGCTTTGCATGAACATCTTCAATAAAACTTTCAGTCGTCATACCTAATTTCTTAGCGGCAACTTCACTATTCGATCCATGATCATCAGTACCGCATACAAAGAGAACCTTATCGTTATCTATGAGAAGCTTAGTCCATCGTGCAAAAATATCTGCTGGAACGTGAGCACCAGCAAGGTGACCAATATGTACTGGTCCATTTGCATAAGGCATTCCG contains these protein-coding regions:
- a CDS encoding radical SAM protein — its product is MLKVLLLNPSNEKNEMVIKDQYCSFTSKADYFWVPIDLLVLSGDLSNRFDLKVIDSTAQQIDKEETIKQVREYDPDHVVILSSLLTHDYDRELIRQFREFKPDLKTTFLGDVFYFSRDEMIKFDEVDSIIYEYPCPELSEYIAGEDVSCNMIYKKDGKIVKAPFRSNDEIVYSTPRHDLFSLEKYSVPFMMEDICTSVLTNFGCKYTCNYCPASSVNFRQRSLEQIFEELTYLESVGIKNIWIRDFTFGLNKARTNEFLDKLKELGFSWFCLSRAETLDNSMISKMSEAGCYLVMIGVDSISSDTMKKISRIQKRDILTDRIAHSTKSDIQVLVHMILGFPGDKLIDMIRTVHFLATTKANFLSINFFSPRAGSNYFQKDFIHRFNEMNLDSNFANFEGEDRSFSIVLVKYYALLIFYLNPVRVFRILYGMKSKRMFDLIFKTGVKQFFPKRKNKSL
- a CDS encoding methionine--tRNA ligase, translated to MNDNKKDKKDMRPKQDIPSILSRVKRPKKAVITAGMPYANGPVHIGHLAGAHVPADIFARWTKLLIDNDKVLFVCGTDDHGSNSEVAAKKLGMTTESFIEDVHAKQLKTMNRFSIGLDTYTGTSRKENYEAHKDLCQEFLKKMHSNNMLEKKTSKQWYDPKMDMFLPDRFVQGKCPNENCDNTKAYSDDCDVCGTQYDPSELIDPVSTISNSTPVLKDTDHWFLDMWKVTDQLIEWLNTKQRTWRKSILQEVLGTVYPCVTFTNKMEDAYKEIKESLPTHKSRYAPGRKVLVQFENLADLSTGKKLLEKQGITCELNDGWAHRSITRDVSWGIPVPTDIESGMENKTLYVWPESLIAPISFTKVALKNKGLSEDLYKDYWCDPEAKVYQFLGTDNVFFYVLMQGSMWFGVQEDPMRQAVAGELQQTEIFSNFHLQINGEKMSKSKGNFYSGDQLIDEMGYSADQIRYFLASLSLSEKASNFDFEVFNNKNQFLAGPLNASFEKPISACNAKFEGVVPTGKLIGKTEKETLKIIQQYTKFMEKAEYPKALGALENYARIINGLFNQYKPHDDRYPLEERSDALYSSFYILRNILIMLSPFAPETMEKLRKSLNLPESIYALDELKNDFPQNHKIGEQVEYFPSVSES